The following proteins come from a genomic window of Mycosarcoma maydis chromosome 22, whole genome shotgun sequence:
- a CDS encoding ssRNA exonuclease RAT1 (related to dna exoribonuclease Dhp1p) — protein sequence MGVPALFRWLSKKYPRIVSSVQEEDPKTAPGPDGTEITLPLDTSTPNPNGEEFDCLYLDMNGIVHPCTHPEGKPAPETEEEMMVEVFAYTERVVNMVRPRRLLMMAIDGVAPRAKMNQQRSRRFRAAKEAREKHEEEQAALAEWKAKGLGATDDEKKSKRAWDSNAITPGTPFMDLLAASLRYWVAQKINSDPGWKDIQVIISDASVPGEGEHKIMEHIRRQRSHPEHDPNTKHVIYGLDADLIMLSLATHEPYFKVLREDVFAADNKPKTCNLCGQPGHFAASCTGAAKKKSGQHDEIAPTPPEKKPFIFLDVATLREYLEVELNIPQLPFAFDLERAIDDWVFLIFFVGNDFLPHLPSLEIRDGAIDTLLRIWKKELPAMGGYLTNHGRVELGRAQLILSGLASEEDEIFRRRKEDEDRRETNRKRREEMQQRRDKELDQGNFGNGSMVEVMSKKRRAHETEKPAFNGVSAQEARDQANSSNKSYDPRKKAIVLGGDNNQVVSDRNAARQANMDAAEALKAELMGDAPKQQEADAERALKKVKTEAGAEPTTASVEKQEHGDDQDSASAGTKRKADQVQHHANAGDDDVAKIEAATEDGDADADTDANADANADAEVDAEAEDDEEEDNDEVDGNEDVDPVTTIKKRKVNADGTVDYEDTVKMWEPGYRERYYKEKFGVDLSDTDFRRSVVKSYIEGLCWVLAYYYQGVPSWQWYYPFHFSPFAADFEDLESLDIQFQLGSPFKPFEQLMGVLPADSRASIPPAFHPLMTESDSDIIDFYPSEFEIDMNGKKMAWQGVALLPFIDEKRLLDALKERYPLLSEDEVRRNGFGNNTLFVGNESRLYDFLCEEIYAKKRTTDDGETPKRVAVNPALSGGITGFVKPDPVCVPGSTFNSPLTSQALHDIHNDRSISVLYDFPEQKTPHRSVLLKGLKPPKRILSAAEIDWVKRGSPDNRGRGRGRGAHHGGAGRDFHRSSNGQQHNNNGYAGGENGSAGYRGSNGGGYGSHNGGGGGGYGAPVGRSHDYQQYSQSGSGGGGGGYGNYGGYGGYGGSGYGVGGRDGGAYYGGYGGGGGGAYGAAPTYASAGAYDAYAGYGGSGGYGAYGASAYAPGAGGNRDNRYAAYTQPSMHVGPAAGRGGRQAAPANHAGYAGLPSLGAPPAPPAPPTHPAAAYGGYTNGGYGGYGAPAHGYGGAPPARGGGRGGRGAGSRGAGRGANNASYAGRGGAYGSFY from the coding sequence ATGGGTGTCCCTGCTCTCTTCAGGTGGCTCTCCAAAAAGTACCCCCGCATCGTCTCCTCGGTGCAAGAGGAAGATCCCAAAACAGCTCCCGGCCCGGATGGCACCGAGATCACACTGCCGCTCGACACTTCGACACCAAATCCTAATGGCGAAGAGTTTGACTGTCTATATCTAGACATGAACGGTATCGTACATCCATGTACACATCCAGAAGGCAAACCAGCCCCAGAAACCGAGGAGGAGATGATGGTCGAAGTCTTTGCCTACACAGAACGCGTCGTCAACATGGTACGACCACGTCGTCTTCTTATGATGGCCATCGATGGCGTTGCACCACGTGCAAAGATGAACCAGCAGCGATCGCGTCGTTTCCGTGCTGCCAAGGAGGCACGCGAAAAGCatgaggaggagcaagctGCCCTAGCAGAGTGGAAGGCCAAGGGTCTTGGCGCtaccgacgacgagaaaAAATCAAAAAGGGCTTGGGACTCGAACGCCATCACTCCCGGTACACCGTTCATGGACCTTCTCGCCGCCTCATTACGATACTGGGTTGCACAAAAAATCAACTCGGACCCGGGCTGGAAGGACATCCAAGTCATCATCTCGGATGCTAGCGTGCCCGGTGAAGGAGAGCACAAGATCATGGAGCACATCCGCCGTCAACGTTCCCATCCCGAGCACGATCCCAATACCAAGCACGTCATCTACGGTCTCGATGCCGATCTCATCATGCTGTCTCTCGCCACTCACGAGCCTTATTTCAAGGTGCTCCGTGAAGATGTCTTTGCTGCCGACAACAAGCCCAAGACTTGCAACCTCTGTGGACAGCCCGGTCACTTTGCCGCAAGCTGCACAggtgctgccaagaagaaatCGGGTCAACACGACGAGATCGCACCCACGCCACCGGAGAAGAAGCCCTTCATCTTTTTGGACGTCGCCACCCTCCGTGAATATCTTGAAGTCGAACTCAACATCCCCCAACTGCCGTTCGCCTTTGATCTCGAGCGCGCCATCGACGATTGGGTCTTTCTCATCTTCTTTGTTGGCAACGATTTCCTGCCTCACTTGCCTTCGCTGGAGATCAGGGACGGCGCCATCGACACACTGCTTCGAATTTGGAAAAAGGAGCTCCCTGCTATGGGTGGTTATCTCACCAACCACGGccgtgtcgagctcggtcgTGCACAGCTGATCCTCAGTGGTCTCGCTTCTGAAGAAGACGAGATTTTCCGTCGCAGaaaagaggacgaggataGGCGCGAAACCAATCGAAAGCGACGAGAggagatgcagcagcgcagagACAAGGAACTCGACCAGGGCAACTTCGGCAACGGGTCTATGGTTGAAGTCATGTCCAAGAAACGACGTGCGCACGAAACCGAGAAGCCTGCTTTTAACGGTGTTTCCGCCCAAGAGGCGCGCGACCAGGCGAACAGCAGTAACAAGTCGTACGACCCGCGTAAGAAGGCGATTGTGCTAGGTGGCGACAACAACCAGGTCGTGAGCGATCGCAATGCTGCCAGACAGGCCAACATGGACGCTGCCGAGGCGCTCAAAGCAGAGCTTATGGGCGACGCTCCAAAGCAACAAGAGGCCGACGCAGAGCGCGCTCTCAAGAAAGTAAAGACCGAGGCAGGTGCCGAGCCAACCACAGCTTCCGTCGAAAAGCAGGAGCATGGTGATGATCAAGATTCTGCTTCCGCCGGCACGAAACGCAAGGCGGATCAAGTGCAACACCACGCCAACGCcggcgatgacgacgtTGCGAAAATCGAAGCTGCCACCGAAGATGGcgacgctgacgctgaTACtgacgccaacgccgacgccaacgccgacgccgaagttgatgctgaagctgaagacgatgaagaagaagacaacgacgaggtcgacggGAACGAGGACGTCGACCCGGTCACCACTATCAAGAAGCGTAAAGTCAACGCAGACGGCACCGTCGACTACGAAGACACGGTCAAGATGTGGGAGCCTGGCTACCGCGAGCGCTACTACAAGGAAAAATTTGGCGTGGATCTCTCCGACACTGACTTTCGCCGATCAGTGGTGAAATCCTACATCGAGGGTCTCTGCTGGGTTCTAGCCTACTACTACCAAGGCGTCCCTTCGTGGCAGTGGTATTACCCGTTCCACTTTTCGCCATTTGCTGCCGATTTTGAGGACCTTGAATCGCTTGACATCCAGTTTCAGCTCGGCTCACCGTTCAAGCCGTTTGAGCAGCTTATGGGCGTGCTGCCCGCTGACTCGCGAGCCTCGATTCCGCCGGCATTCCACCCACTCATGACCGAGTCTGACTCTGACATTATCGATTTCTACCCGAGCGAAttcgagatcgacatgaATGGCAAGAAGATGGCGTGGCAAGGTGTTGCCCTGCTGCCATTTAtcgacgagaagcgccTTCTCGACGCACTCAAGGAGAGATACCCGCTTCTCAGCGAGGATGAAGTTCGCCGCAACGGATTCGGCAACAACACGCTCTTTGTTGGCAACGAGTCACGCCTGTACGATTTTTTGTGCGAAGAGATCTACGCCAAAAAGCGCACTACAGACGACGGCGAGACGCCCAAGCGTGTTGCCGTCAATCCGGCTCTCAGCGGCGGTATCACGGGCTTTGTCAAGCCCGATCCGGTCTGTGTGCCTGGATCGACGTTCAACTCCCCGCTCACTAGCCAAGCTCTGCACGACATCCACAACGACCGTTCTATCTCGGTGCTCTACGATTTCCCCGAGCAGAAGACCCCGCATCGATCGGTACTGCTGAAAGGGCTCAAGCCGCCCAAGCGCATCCTGTCggctgccgagatcgactgGGTCAAGCGAGGAAGCCCCGACAACCGCGGTCGCGGTCGAGGCCGCGGCGCACACCACGGTGGAGCCGGTCGAGACTTTCACCGCAGCTCCAACGGTCAACAGCACAACAACAACGGCTACGCCGGTGGTGAGAACGGCAGTGCAGGGTATCGTGGCTCGAACGGCGGCGGGTACGGAAGCCAcaatggtggtggtggtggaggctACGGTGCTCCTGTCGGACGCTCGCACGACTACCAGCAGTATTCTCAGAGTGGcagtggcggtggcggcggcggatATGGCAATTACGGCGGGTATGGAGGGTACGGCGGTAGTGGATATGGCGTAGGTGGACGAGATGGCGGAGCTTACTATGGTGGGTacggcggcggtggtggtggagcgtATGGTGCTGCTCCCACCTACGCTTCTGCGGGCGCGTACGATGCTTACGCAGGCTACGGCGGTAGTGGAGGATATggcgcgtatggcgcgtCGGCTTACGCACCGGGAGCTGGTGGTAATCGCGACAACAGGTACGCAGCGTATACACAACCGAGCATGCACGTCGGCCCTGCTGCAGGGCGTGGTGGacgtcaagctgctcctGCAAACCATGCCGGATATGCGGGACTGCCCAGCCTCGGCGCGCCGCCTGCGCCACCTGCACCGCCAACGCATCCTGCGGCTGCCTATGGAGGCTACACCAACGGCGGGTATGGTGGATACGGTGCTCCTGCTCATGGCTACGGAGGCGCCCCGCCCGCAcgcggcggcggcaggGGTGGCCGTGGCGCTGGCAGTCGCGGTGCAGGCCGAGGCGCCAACAACGCTTCCTACGCTGGTCGCGGTGGCGCATACGGCTCATTCTACTGA
- a CDS encoding putative mannose-6-phosphate isomerase, whose protein sequence is MASTRIQNITTHLKAKGESQLPDDHHGNTHMDTNMSSTQKLFQLIPGVQSYDWGIQGASSSRVAQFAAATKELNFKAEDSKPYAELWMGTHPSMPSRIITANGQQADHQYEALSSYLAAHPELIGDKVVAKFSDEKPGCLPFLFKVLSVGKALSIQAHPDKPLGKRLHEQRPDVYKDPNHKPEMAVALTAFRGFCGFRPLQEIVHFIKTVPEFAQLVDLSDDELQKASASDLDPSEIKAILKTIFSNLMNSPASTYEPLAAQLSERFAKSSIEGVPEAERKLVLKLASEFPKDIGIFCTFLLNISTLQPGEALFLQANEPHAYLEGEILECMASSDNVVRAGLTPKLRDTETLVEMCTYQSGSNRGRLSAKHWVKSSPKEVEALLYDPPIEEFSVVTTKLEKAQQVTNAPVDGPSIVLVLDGVIEVNDQQGRLKLERGQLAFVAAGVEIVIQNVGADEVRLARAFVEA, encoded by the coding sequence ATGGCAAGCACTCGTATCCAGAACATCACAACCCACCTCAAGGCGAAGGGTGAAAGCCAACTTCCAGACGATCACCACGGCAACACGCACATGGATACCAACATGTCATCAACCCAAAAGCTCTTTCAGCTGATCCCTGGCGTGCAGTCGTACGATTGGGGAATCCAGggcgcttcctcgtctcgTGTCGCGCAGTTTGCAGCGGCGACCAAAGAGCTCAACTTCAAAGCCGAGGATTCCAAGCCCTATGCCGAGCTGTGGATGGGCACTCATCCGTCGATGCCTTCTCGCATCATCACTGCAAATGGCCAGCAAGCTGACCACCAGTATGAGGCGCTATCATCATACCTTGCCGCGCATCCCGAACTGATCGGTGACAAGGTGGTGGCCAAGTTCTCGGACGAAAAGCCGGGATGTTTGCCGTTCTTGTTCAAAGTACTCAGCGTCGGCAAGGCGCTCAGCATTCAGGCTCATCCCGACAAGCCGTTGGGAAAGCGTCTGCACGAACAGAGGCCCGACGTGTACAAGGACCCCAACCATAAGCCCGAGATGGCCGTCGCGCTTACCGCTTTCCGTGGCTTTTGCGGCTTCCGACCTCTGCAAGAGATTGTTCACTTTATCAAGACGGTCCCCGAGTTTGCCCAGTTGGTCGACTTgtccgatgacgagctgcaaaaGGCTTCGGCGTCCGACCTGGACCCAAGCGAGATCAAGGCGATCCTCAAGACCATCTTTAGCAACCTCATGAACTCTCCTGCCTCCACCTACGAGCCGCTGGCAGCTCAGCTGTCGGAGCGATTCGCAAAAAGCTCGATCGAAGGCGTTCCAGAGGCGGAGCGAAAGCTGGTGCTCAAATTGGCCTCGGAATTCCCCAAGGACATTGGAATTTTTTGCACTTTCCTGCTCAacatctcgacgctgcaaCCAGGCGAGGCTCTGTTTTTGCAAGCCAACGAACCGCATGCCTATCTCGAGGGTGAGATTCTAGAATGCATGGCTTCGTCCGACAATGTTGTGAGAGCTGGCCTCACCCCCAAGCTGCGCGACACGGAAACGCTGGTCGAGATGTGCACCTATCAATCTGGCTCCAATCGAGGACGTCTTTCGGCCAAGCACTGGGTCAAGTCGAGTCCCAAAGAGGTCGAGGCGCTGCTGTACGATCCTCCTATCGAAGAGTTTAGCGTCGTAACGACCAAGTTGGAGAAAGCGCAACAAGTGACAAATGCACCAGTAGATGGTCCGTCGATTGTCTTGGTGCTGGACGGCGTTATTGAGGTCAACGACCAGCAAGGCCGATTGAAGCTGGAAAGAGGTCAGTTGGCTTTCGTTGCCGCTGGCGTCGAGATTGTGATTCAGAATGTAGGTGCTGACGAGGTGAGGCTGGCTAGGGCGTTTGTTGAGGCTTGA
- a CDS encoding uncharacterized protein (related to CGI121 - component of the EKC/KEOPS complex): MESISLPWTLPEPLQQVHLAHFSNLDPATQSAAIIDRIISASRLPSASPEQAQQADEERVKLDFAFLDPTKLCSKLHLLSAVTQAAVVCARSWDDDRQVFREGEASIGGMKSKTPHSEVIYMLNPGNNVGESLKRFGLSPTSSSLLLVKFSSPTADKQAILQSMIDLVSPSNLTSPPTAEAHTPIDIDHAIRYGSYPTTPSTTAQVTDWKQLNKIYKLQIPSTLLNNKQDNQWYEKYQDIICTSVAMKLVAA, from the exons ATGGAGTCAATATCGCTTCCTTGGACGCTTCCTGAGCCATTGCAGCAGGTGCATTTGGCGCACTTTTCCAATCTCGATCCTGCAACCCAATCGGCCGCCATAATTGATCGCATCATTTCCGCATCTCGGCTCccatcagcatcgccagAACAAGCGCAGCAGGCGGATGAAGAACGTGTCAAGCTCGATTTCGCCTTTCTCGATCCGACAAAGCTGTGTAGCAagctgcatctgctcaGCGCAGTCACCCAGGCAGCGGTAGTCTGCGCTAGGAGTTGGGATGATGACCGGCAGGTGTTCAGGGAGGGCGAGGCGAGCATCGGTGGCATGAAGTCCAAGACACCACATTCAGAAGTCATCTATATGCTTAACCCGGGTAATAAC GTCGGAGAATCGCTCAAGCGTTTCGGCCTGTCCCCTACGTCTTCATCGCTGCTTCTAGTCAAGTTCTCCTCCCCAACCGCAGATAAGCAAGCCATTCTACAAAGCAtgatcgatctcgtctcgcCATCCAATCTCACCTCTCCACCAACAGCCGAGGCTCACACACCAATAGACATTGACCATGCCATCCGATATGGAAGCTACCCGACCACACCTTCCACAACAGCACAAGTGACCGACTGGAAACAACTCAACAAGATCTATAAGCTTCAAATACCGTCCACTCTCCTCAACAACAAGCAGGACAACCAGTGGTACGAAAAATACCAAGATATCATCTGCACCAGTGTCGCCATGAAGCTAGTTGCTGCCTAA
- a CDS encoding uncharacterized protein (related to TLG2 - member of the syntaxin family of t-SNAREs) produces the protein MATNYPSGSSSTPPPYVGGGSTGVGSSSSVHLGQVRSRTLLFLSYRDSAGPSVRGRSRTENIFDAPYTDADDPLGSSSMNADTENLLPRRSREGHVALAVDDSDSTLAPKWLDISEEVDSLLASIRPRMDQLSRLHEKHLRPGFTDKSAEEKQIESVVLEITKDFRRCSRLVAGLASFTQHLIRESKRNGSKQANAVTVRQIALAQNVQTALATRVQDLSGAFRKQQTLYLKRMKGMEVRDRDIRAARGLAPPSLKGKEPTDEFRDSELAVREDIELSRASLLGSSSTSNLLMLQQDASSQDHEIAQRSREIDEIAKSIQQLAHLFGDLQTLVIDQGTLLDRIDYNVELMDREMHSAVRELETATTYQRRTGRRQCILFLCLLIALMIALIVIKPFWRLFASTPKSDPQPNLDVVLR, from the coding sequence ATGGCGACGAACTATCCCAGCGGATCGTCGTCAACGCCACCGCCGTACGTGGGCGGTGGCAGCACTGGTGTGGgctcatcgagctcagTACACCTCGGACAAGTCCGGTCTCGAACGCTTCTGTTTCTGTCGTACCGCGATTCTGCGGGGCCGTCGGTGCGTGGACGTTCTCGCACGGAAAACATATTCGATGCACCCTACACCGACGCTGATGATCCGCTtggctcgtcgtcgatgaaCGCGGATACGGAAAACTTGCTGCCACGGCGGAGTCGAGAGGGACACGTTGCGCTCGCTGTGGATGACTCGGATTCGACATTGGCTCCGAAATGGCTCGATATTTCGGAAGAGGTAGATTCGCTGCTCGCGTCAATCCGACCGCGGATGGACCAGCTCTCGCGCTTGCACGAGAAGCACCTTCGGCCTGGATTCACGGATAAATCCGCCGAAgagaagcagatcgaaTCAGTGGTACTTGAGATCACCAAGGATTTCCGTCGATGCTCGCGACTCGTGGCGGGACTCGCTTCATTTACCCAACATCTGATACGCGAGTCGAAGCGGAACGGCTCCAAACAAGCCAATGCTGTCACGGTACGCCAAATTGCGCTGGCTCAGAATGTGCAGACGGCATTGGCGACCAGAGTGCAGGATCTGAGTGGAGCGTttcgcaagcagcagacaCTCTACCTGAAACGAATGAAAGGGATGGAGGTGAGAGACCGAGACATCCGCGCGGCTCGAGGACTGGCGCCTCCGTCGCTCAAAGGAAAAGAACCCACGGACGAGTTCAGGGATAGCGAACTCGCGGTTCGCGAAGACATTGAGTTGTCGCGTGCCTCCCTGCTCGGCTCGTCGTCTACCTCAAATCTGCTCATGCTGCAACAAGACGCTTCAAGCCAGGACCATGAGATAGCACAACGCTCACGCGAAATCGACGAAATCGCCAAATCCATCCAGCAACTAGCACACCTGTTTGGCGATCTGCAAACGCTCGTTATCGACCAAGGCACTCTGTTGGACAGGATCGACTACAACGTCGAGCTTATGGACAGAGAGATGCATAGCGCTGTacgcgagctcgagacagCCACCACGTATCAGAGACGCACCGGGAGGAGACAGTGCATTCTGTTCCTGTGCCTGCTGATCGCTCTGATGATCGCGCTCATTGTGATCAAGCCGTTCTGGAGGCTGTTTGCCTCCACACCCAAGTCGGATCCTCAGCCGAACCTCGACGTTGTACTGCGGTAG
- a CDS encoding uncharacterized protein (related to dolichyl-phosphate-mannose-protein mannosyltransferase) gives MASVGQTAGSMRSRQHGHPDEKPSLYTAGTHIDSSSDAVQAKPPKLYSQSKAPSHGTGLGLGIGAQPGASAAATNVVSKKEHRLIAALVIVALIVRMHKLGQPSSVVFDEVHFGGFASKYIHGRFFMDVHPPLAKLLITFAAWLGGFNGDFDFKDIGREYLHGKDTPVPYVMMRGLNALLGVATVPLAYLTLRGLSLRASTATLGAIFVLFDNALTTQSRLILLDSILVFFTALTVYFWVAFCNEEKRSPFSTKWWALLSLTGLSLGAVASSKWVGLFTIATLGISVIAQLWEHLGDVRQPVRVVARHFCARAICLISLPMLVYLVSFGIHLGLLWRSGEGDPFMSSAFQHTLHGHQMQDTYADVALGSTVSIKHLNTQGGYLHSHVATYPAGSQQQQITLYPHSDDNNDWLIVKAPGPEDAAPKLDDKGHPLRPEDEVSRWHQPPIRYLTHGMEIRLIHKTTDKRLHSHDTNRPPVTESDYQNEVTAYGFEGFGGDANDNFHVEIVAGDKSDPYSSTRVRALRTHFRLRHTLTGCYLFSHKVTLPDWGFGQQEVTCNKNPTMPNSLWYVETNTHPLISPETQPDLVNYRRPSFLERFWELQSVMWETNAGLTDRHAYDSRPGTWPMLKRGINFWTKDHRQIYLIGNPIVWWSAFGSVLAYLGARGVLMLRAQRGYNDLKDSRVRFYDQTCGFLVLGWALHYLPFFLMNRQLFLHHYLPALYFSILLLAVVFDFATSTLRRRFRLVAGLLATLVVLAGFVRYSALTYGSDWTLAACEKARWRKAWDFNCAEFPRDLVEFQNYPPSVQTLDWAINKNKAHPVAALALNSTHDAGGVAAEPGRHAFDQVPIRAMQSSAAEAIQHLKNGLQHDLDYVKDKVGLGSVHAPNVDPAGLDQQQIEHVMLQGTAEVVAASSATLEAPPTEPSQEAKFDQHADQEAHEAADVVQADRQVILKDV, from the coding sequence ATGGCGTCGGTAGGCCAGACAGCGGGCAGCATGCGCTCCAGACAACATGGCCATCCCGACGAGAAGCCTTCTCTCTACACCGCCGGCACCCATATCGATTccagcagcgatgccgTCCAAGCCAAGCCTCCCAAACTCTATTCGCAATCCAAAGCACCGTCACACGGTACCGGTCTCGGTCTTGGTATCGGTGCTCAACCAGGtgcatctgcagctgccaccAACGTCGTCTCCAAAAAGGAGCATCGTCTCATCGCTGCACttgtcatcgtcgctctcaTCGTCCGCATGCACAAGCTAGGCCAGCCTTCCAGCGTCGTCTTTGACGAGGTTCACTTTGGTGGCTTCGCTTCCAAATACATTCATGGTCGCTTCTTCATGGACGTCCATCCTCcgcttgccaagctgcttaTCACGTTTGCCGCCTGGCTCGGTGGCTTCAACGGCGACTTTGACTTTAAGGATATCGGTCGCGAGTATCTGCACGGCAAGGATACCCCTGTACCGTATGTCATGATGCGCGGCCTCAATGCGCTCCTCGGCGTCGCCACCGTTCCTCTCGCCTATCTCACCCTGCGCGGCCTTTCTCTCCGAGCTTCCACGGCGACTCTCGGTGCCATCTTTGTCCTCTTTGACAACGCGCTCACCACACAGAGTCGTCTCATCCTGCTCGATTCCATCCTCGTCTTTTTCACCGCGCTCACCGTCTACTTCTGGGTCGCGTTTTGCAACGAGGAGAAGCGTTCTCCTTTCTCCACAAAGTGGTGGGCGCTTCTTTCGCTCACTGGTCTCAGCTTGGGTGCCGTCGCGAGCTCAAAGTGGGTCGGCCTGTTTACGATTGCTACCCTCGGCATCTCTGTCATTGCACAGCTGTGGGAGCATCTAGGCGACGTCCGTCAGCCGGTGCGCGTGGTTGCGCGTCACTTTTGCGCACGCGCCATCTGCCTCATCAGCTTGCCCATGCTCGTCTACCTCGTGAGCTTTGgcatccatctcggcttgcTTTGGCGCAGCGGCGAAGGTGACCCGTTCATGAGCAGTGCTTTCCAGCACACGCTGCACGGCCACCAAATGCAAGACACGTATGCAGACGTCGCGCTCGGCTCCACCGTCTCGATCAAGCATCTCAACACCCAGGGCGGCTACCTTCACTCGCACGTCGCCACCTACCCGGCTGGAAgtcaacagcagcagatcaCGCTCTACCCGCATTCCGACGACAACAACGACTGGCTCATCGTCAAAGCGCCCGGTCCCGAGGACGCTGCACCCAAGTTGGACGACAAGGGCCATCCGCTTCGAcccgaggacgaggtgtCGCGCTGGCATCAGCCACCCATTCGCTACCTCACTCACGGCATGGAGATTCGTCTGATCCACAAAACCACCGACAAGCGTCTCCACAGTCACGACACCAACCGTCCTCCAGTCACCGAAAGTGACTATCAGAACGAAGTCACCGCCTACGGCTTCGAAGGCTTTGGTGGTGATGCCAACGACAACTTTCACGTCGAGATTGTTGCCGGTGACAAGTCGGACCCTTATTCGTCGACGCGTGTTCGCGCGCTCCGGACGCACTTCAGGCTGAGACACACGCTCACCGGCTGCTACCTCTTCTCGCACAAAGTGACGCTTCCCGATTGGGGGTTCGGTCAGCAGGAGGTGACGTGTAACAAGAACCCGACCATGCCCAACTCGCTCTGGTACGTCGAGACGAATACGCATCCGCTCATCTCTCCTGAAACGCAGCCAGACTTGGTCAACTATCGTCGGCCGAGCTTCCTGGAACGATTTTGGGAACTTCAAAGCGTCATGTGGGAGACCAATGCCGGCTTGACAGACAGGCATGCCTACGATTCGCGTCCAGGGACATGGCCTATGCTCAAGCGCGGCATCAACTTTTGGACCAAAGATCACCGTCAGATTTACCTGATCGGTAATCCGATCGTCTGGTGGAGCGCGTTCGGCTCTGTGCTCGCCTACTTGGGCGCTAGAGGTGTGCTGATgcttcgagctcaacgCGGCTACAACGATCTCAAGGATAGTCGCGTGCGCTTTTACGATCAGACGTGCGGCTTTCTCGTGCTCGGGTGGGCGTTGCACTACCTTCCGTTTTTCCTGATGAACCGACAACTCTTCCTGCACCACTACCTGCCCGCGTTGTACTTTTCCATCCTCCTGCTTGCCGTCGTGTTTGATTTCGCCACCTCGACGCTTCGACGCCGCTTCCGTCTGGTGGCTGGTCTGCTCGCTACTCTGGTAGTGCTCGCCGGATTTGTGCGGTACAGTGCGCTGACATATGGATCAGATTGGACGTTGGCAGCATGCGAAAaggcgaggtggaggaaAGCGTGGGATTTCAACTGTGCCGAGTTCCCGCGcgatctggtcgagttCCAAAACTATCCGCCCAGCGTGCAGACATTGGATTGGGCGAtcaacaagaacaaggcgCATCCGGTTGCGGCACTAGCACTCAATTCGACGCACGATGCAGGCGGCGTGGCGGCGGAACCTGGACGACACGCTTTTGATCAGGTGCCCATCCGAGCCATGCAATCATCGGCAGCCGAAGCGATCCAGCACCTCAAAAACGGTCTGCAGCACGACTTGGATTACGTCAAAGACAAGGTTGGACTCGGCTCAGTACATGCGCCTAATGTGGATCCAGCAGGCTTGGATCAACAACAGATCGAGCATGTCATGTTGCAGGGTACCGCCGAGgtcgtcgctgcgtcgAGTGCTACGCTGGAAGCGCCGCCGACCGAGCCTAGTCAAGAGGCCAAGTTCGACCAGCATGCCGATCAAGAGGCTCATGAAGCCGCCGATGTGGTACAAGCAGACCGACAAGTCATTCTCAAGGACGTGTAA